One genomic segment of Mytilus galloprovincialis chromosome 5, xbMytGall1.hap1.1, whole genome shotgun sequence includes these proteins:
- the LOC143074111 gene encoding complement factor D-like, whose translation MIAPNESYSKLRFNPLLVTKIVVGIAGGEDADIEDFPYVARIEARDRKGEPWEDWCTAVILSETWLLTIARCLEDPLINRRVLAGFSDISDPNIQIRTIKHQKKHPHFDRKFKEKNDDALWENDIAVIELHTPLTFGPTVTSIPYSTSSDSVDLDNCQIAGWGEIDSNGTEPENLQFAEDITVLTTEECRQLNTDTPFVETQICVIDENRKIQPCFGDNGGPLACKTTDGTSTTVLSGIFAWQYTTCNANRSTVYTNIPLYADWIERQTGIEGYTLN comes from the exons ATGATTGCACCAAATGAATCATATTCAAAGTTAAGATTTAACCCATTGTTGGTAACAAAG attgtcgTCGGTATAGCTGGAGGAGAGGATGCTGACATAGAAGATTTCCCATACGTGGCAAGGATTGAAGCACGTGACAGAAAAGGTGAACCCTGGGAAGATTGGTGTACTGCAGTAATCCTCTCTGAAACGTGGCTTTTAACTATAGCACGTTGTCTGGAAGATCC ACTTATTAACAGGCGGGTTCTAGCTGGCTTTTCGGACATTTCAGATCCTAATATACAAATAAGAACAATTAAACACCAGAAAAAG CATCCACATTTTGAtagaaaattcaaagaaaaaaatgatgatgCATTATGGGAGAATGACATAGCTGTTATTGAACTTCATACTCCTCTCACGTTTGGACCGACAGTCACAAGTATACCTTATTCAACAAGCTCAGACTCTGTGGATCTAGACAACTGTCAAATAGCAGGATGGGGAGAAATTGACAGTAATG GAACAGAACCAGAGAACCTCCAATTTGCAGAGGACATTACAGTTCTGACCACAGAGGAATGTAGGCAGCTTAATACGGACACTCCATTTGTAGAAACTCAGATATGCGTCATTGACGAAAATCGAAAAATACAACCCTGCTTT ggtGACAATGGGGGACCTTTGGCATGTAAAACAACAGATGGCACTAGTACAACTGTTCTGAGTGGTATTTTTGCATGGCAGTATACTACCTGTAATGCAAACAGGTCAACAGTATATACCAATATTCCTCTTTACGCTGATTGGATTGAAAGGCAAACTGGCATAGAAGGATACACTTTGAATTAG